The sequence CCTCGTCTACCGGGCGGCGGACCACGGGTTCCAAGGCTATCACCAGTATTCGCAGATGGGCGAGAAGCCTGAGTTGCAGTCGTTCATCACCAAGGCCACGGCGCGACAGCGCGAGGTGCTGGGATTTCCGCGGATGGATGATGCCTACTGGACCGAAGAGACGCGGGCCGCGGTGAAGATGCGGTACCCGGGGATCAAGTTGTAGATGAGAATGACCAACAAGAGGTACCGGACCTCTCCTGCGCTGTCATCCCGATGGGAGGCTTGCCGACCTGAGGGATCTCGAATCTCGAACGGTTGTCGGCTTGGGAGATCCCTCAGGTCGCCTTAGGCTTCCATCGGGATGACATGCGCAACGAGGCGCGTCGTTCCTTTTGAGATTTGGCGCTTAGAGCATATTCATTTCATCTGTAGCGGGCGCAGGACACGTTGTCATCCCGAAGGGAGCCTTGGCGACCTGAGGGATCTCGACGGGACGAACGCCCATCCCTATACCCGATCCCTCAGGTCGCTATCGCTCCCTTCGGGATGACAGTGCCTTGACCGCTACGAGTGAAGTGAGAGTGCTCTAGTCATTAGTTCGGCGCTGGGGCTTGGGATTTCTTCTTCAGCCCACGTATCGCTTCACGATAATCGTGTCGTTCTGCCCACCAAATCCGAAGCTGTTGCTCATCGCGACGTCGACCTTTGCCTTGCGAGCGGCGTTGGGGATGTAGTCCAAATCGCACTCGGGGTCCGGGTTGGTCAGGTTCATCGTGGGCGGCAGGGCGTTGTCCCTGATCGCCAGTACGCAGGTGATTAGTTCCACCGCGCCGGCGGCGGCGATCAGGTGGCCCATCATGCTCTTGATGCTGCTGAACGGCACGTTCTTGGCGCCGTCACCGAACACCGTCTTGACCGCGGCCGTCTCGTTGCTGTCGTTTTCCTTGGTGCCGGTGCCGTGCGCGTTGATGTAGTGGATGTCGCTCGGCTCCAGCTTCGCGCACTTCAACGCCGCCCGCATCGCCACGACCGCGCCGGCACCATCGGGGGCTTGGTCAGTGATGCGATAGGCGTCGGCGGTCGAACCATAACCGACGATCTCGGCCAGGATGGTCGCGCCGCGGGCCTTGGCGTGGTCCAGCGTCTCCAGGATGACCATGCCAGCCCCTTCGCCGAGGACGAACCCACCGCGGTTGCCATCGAACGGCCGACTGGCGGCGGGGGGATTTTCATTCGCGGTGGAAAGGGCGGTCAGGCGGTTGAAGCCGGTGACGCCGAACGGGTGAATCATCGAGTGCGCGCCACCACCGATCATCACGTCCGCATCGCCGCGCCGCAGGATCTCCGATGCTTCACCGATCGCCTGCGTGCTGGCGGCGCACGCGGTCAGGCAGTTGAGCGCCGGGCCCTGCGCACCGGTCAGCAGCGCCAGGTGCGACAGCGGCATGTTGGGTTCCTGTTCCAACTCGCGCGTGACGTTCATGCGTTCCAACGCCAACTGGGCGAACTTCACGGTGTCGACCGAGTTCGCCTCTTCCTGCCACGCCGCCAGATTGGCGGCCGTGAAGGCATCGAAGTCGAGCGAGCCCTCGCCGCTACCGAGGTAGATACCCACGCGGTCGCGATCAAGCTTGGCGTTGTCCAGGCCGGCGTGTTTCCAAGCCTGTGCGCACGCCCCGAGCGCAAACTGCGTGTTGCGCCCCGCGCCATTGTGCAGCGCAGCGATGGCGTCGCCGATGTGCGCAGCGACGTCGTAGTCTTTGACTTCGGCGCTGATCTGCGTGGGAAAGGTGGACGCGTCGAACAGCGTCGTGCGCGCAATGCCCGACTCGCCCGCCAGCAGCCGCTGCCAGACGGTCTCAATGGAATGCCCCATCGGCGTGACCCAACCAATTCCGGTGATGACGACTCGGTTCATATGTGATCCATTGGTGACGGCTAAAATTTGTACCCGTCGTCCTTCTTAATCATCATGATGCCAACGCAAAGGAGGACCACGCCGACGCCCCATGCCCACGGCCAAATGTAGCCACTGTAGTACGCCGCTGTAGCGGCGCCGAGCAGGGCCAGTCCCGGTAATGGCTTGAGCCAGTTTGGCAGTTCGTCCATTGGCCGTC is a genomic window of Tepidisphaeraceae bacterium containing:
- a CDS encoding beta-ketoacyl-[acyl-carrier-protein] synthase family protein; this encodes MNRVVITGIGWVTPMGHSIETVWQRLLAGESGIARTTLFDASTFPTQISAEVKDYDVAAHIGDAIAALHNGAGRNTQFALGACAQAWKHAGLDNAKLDRDRVGIYLGSGEGSLDFDAFTAANLAAWQEEANSVDTVKFAQLALERMNVTRELEQEPNMPLSHLALLTGAQGPALNCLTACAASTQAIGEASEILRRGDADVMIGGGAHSMIHPFGVTGFNRLTALSTANENPPAASRPFDGNRGGFVLGEGAGMVILETLDHAKARGATILAEIVGYGSTADAYRITDQAPDGAGAVVAMRAALKCAKLEPSDIHYINAHGTGTKENDSNETAAVKTVFGDGAKNVPFSSIKSMMGHLIAAAGAVELITCVLAIRDNALPPTMNLTNPDPECDLDYIPNAARKAKVDVAMSNSFGFGGQNDTIIVKRYVG